A genome region from Marinobacter panjinensis includes the following:
- a CDS encoding ketopantoate reductase family protein, protein MCRHGDNHQLPGNGLIAILGAGSLGQLWAGYLPTAKVAFVPRHDETAVLCANSLSYRLQRFDGSARSVTVPWLTSPAGQPSLLLVTTKAGDTLGALESRLPDLPPDTPIVLFQNGMGSQQAVADRWPHRPVLAASTTEGANRPERGQTIHAGKGETWVGALTDRARPLIAPVVQALATSGLTVHGETNIHQRLWDKLVVNAGINAFTAILGCCNGDILDHKFYLQHIEPLCVEIAAVLKAEGCQPLAPDTIRERIETVARRTAKNTSSMLSDRQQGRTTEIDFINGYVARRGQALGIDVPVNQMLTEQVRQVTHASVRP, encoded by the coding sequence ATGTGCCGGCACGGGGACAACCATCAGCTACCCGGGAATGGCCTGATTGCCATTCTCGGGGCCGGTTCCCTCGGCCAGTTGTGGGCGGGGTACCTGCCCACCGCCAAGGTGGCATTTGTACCTCGTCACGACGAAACCGCCGTTCTCTGCGCGAATTCGTTGAGCTACAGGCTTCAGCGATTCGACGGCTCTGCCCGGTCTGTGACCGTTCCCTGGTTGACCAGCCCCGCCGGACAACCCTCTTTGTTATTGGTCACCACCAAAGCCGGCGACACCCTCGGCGCCCTTGAGTCCCGACTACCCGACCTGCCCCCGGACACGCCTATTGTGTTGTTCCAGAACGGCATGGGCAGCCAACAGGCTGTCGCCGATCGGTGGCCGCACCGCCCTGTTCTTGCCGCCAGCACCACCGAAGGCGCCAATCGCCCTGAGCGGGGCCAGACGATCCACGCCGGCAAGGGAGAAACCTGGGTTGGCGCACTCACAGACCGTGCAAGACCGCTTATAGCGCCAGTAGTACAGGCCCTGGCCACCAGCGGCCTTACGGTCCACGGGGAAACCAACATCCACCAAAGACTCTGGGACAAGCTGGTGGTCAATGCCGGAATCAACGCCTTTACCGCTATTCTCGGCTGCTGCAACGGCGACATTCTGGATCACAAGTTCTATCTGCAGCATATAGAACCCTTGTGTGTGGAGATTGCTGCTGTCCTCAAAGCCGAAGGCTGTCAGCCGTTGGCGCCAGACACCATTCGTGAGCGCATCGAAACGGTCGCCCGACGCACAGCAAAGAACACATCGTCGATGCTGAGCGACCGGCAGCAGGGCCGGACCACCGAAATCGATTTCATCAACGGCTATGTGGCGCGCCGGGGGCAGGCGCTGGGCATTGACGTGCCAGTGAATCAAATGCTGACGGAGCAGGTCCGTCAGGTGACCCACGCCTCTGTCAGACCCTGA
- a CDS encoding DUF1631 domain-containing protein codes for MAQDNKVVSLKAQKMPDRFSLPGSLVRLRDVSGQSLKAVMSGFFDKADDALFELADKAGTNQDQTAYFDAMRELRLRRKNMTVSVLQYVSRAFNEIGSFRPGGGSGSLDEVDQDSLALVDHSDLEQQVAIDNLINKLRNQHAEAIKLLNVRVSHLVPAVKLDDSQMPLSPEVICGGVAEACTDLEIDIRAKLVVLKLFDRLLVGILGDVYRDANKTLIAEGVLPDMRRAPVGGRSPAGRSAPGSGQSGGILSARQSSEPTGPLTAPPDDVRATFSELSALLHQGQGDAGGMPAGGAGLLDTGTLMSRLSDVQAQSVHWGQGEVVPLSRQLQPVFRAETGGRLNAGQVDSDVINLVSMLFDFILEDRQLHPVMKAVIGRLQIPVLKVALSDKNFFNRGGHPVRKLLNELAMSAIGWTEKRAGQRDPLREKIESVVDRVLNEFTDNVEIFSELLSDFGHFMDLDRRRRELVEQRLRDAEEGRAKQERASRATESLLSEQMTGRDLPPQVVTLLNEAWAKYLQWIVLREGEDSERWQVASALTRQLVWSVDPKPVEEGTRSELLRAIPGIVDGLRSALQEIAWDPFATDAAIRDLELVHVDVFQRLVTTSRRSAPEEEPVRANTTEVAPPAITPEDTQQTQSEAPPQEIPEPLQAPEPIAPVAEAASGEPSEAPMANNGPDKQWLDRADSLRVGSWIELIRDGGKIRCKLAAFIKATGKYIFVNRSGAKVAEYRREDLATALAAEEITMLDDGLIFDRALESIIDNLRSSRKD; via the coding sequence ATGGCGCAGGATAACAAGGTTGTAAGTCTTAAAGCCCAGAAAATGCCGGACAGGTTTTCCCTGCCGGGTTCTCTGGTGCGCCTGCGTGACGTATCTGGTCAGTCCTTGAAGGCAGTGATGTCCGGTTTTTTCGACAAGGCGGACGACGCGCTGTTCGAACTGGCGGACAAGGCTGGCACCAATCAGGACCAGACTGCCTATTTCGACGCGATGCGGGAACTCAGGTTGCGCCGCAAGAACATGACGGTTTCCGTTCTGCAGTACGTCAGCCGCGCCTTCAATGAAATCGGTTCCTTCCGTCCGGGTGGTGGCAGCGGCAGCCTGGACGAGGTAGACCAGGATTCACTGGCGCTGGTGGATCACTCCGATCTGGAGCAGCAGGTCGCCATCGACAACCTGATCAACAAGCTTCGCAACCAGCACGCCGAGGCCATCAAGCTGCTGAATGTCCGGGTGTCCCACCTGGTGCCGGCTGTAAAACTTGATGACAGCCAGATGCCACTGAGCCCGGAAGTGATTTGCGGCGGCGTCGCAGAAGCCTGCACAGATCTGGAAATCGACATTCGCGCCAAACTGGTGGTGCTGAAACTGTTTGATCGTCTGCTCGTCGGAATCCTGGGAGATGTCTACAGAGATGCCAATAAAACACTGATCGCCGAAGGCGTATTGCCAGACATGCGTCGTGCGCCGGTTGGCGGTCGTTCACCCGCCGGCAGATCCGCTCCGGGATCCGGCCAGAGTGGGGGAATATTGTCAGCACGCCAGAGCTCGGAACCGACGGGCCCGCTGACGGCGCCGCCTGATGATGTCCGTGCTACCTTCTCCGAGCTCAGTGCATTGCTGCATCAGGGCCAGGGCGATGCTGGTGGCATGCCTGCCGGCGGGGCGGGATTACTGGATACCGGCACCCTGATGTCGCGGTTGAGCGACGTTCAGGCGCAATCCGTGCATTGGGGGCAGGGTGAGGTTGTGCCTTTGTCCCGGCAGCTGCAGCCGGTTTTCAGGGCGGAAACCGGAGGCAGACTCAATGCCGGCCAGGTAGACAGCGATGTTATCAACCTGGTCTCCATGTTATTCGATTTTATCCTTGAGGATCGCCAGCTCCATCCCGTCATGAAAGCGGTCATCGGGCGTTTGCAGATTCCTGTGTTGAAGGTGGCCCTGAGTGACAAGAATTTCTTCAATCGCGGCGGACACCCGGTCAGAAAGCTTCTGAACGAGCTGGCCATGTCAGCTATTGGCTGGACCGAGAAAAGAGCCGGCCAGCGCGACCCCTTGCGGGAAAAAATTGAATCCGTCGTTGACCGCGTGCTGAATGAATTCACCGACAACGTGGAAATCTTCAGCGAGCTGCTCAGCGACTTTGGTCATTTCATGGACCTGGACCGCCGGCGCAGGGAACTGGTGGAGCAGCGACTTCGTGACGCGGAAGAGGGTCGGGCCAAACAGGAAAGGGCTTCGAGGGCAACAGAATCATTGTTAAGCGAGCAGATGACCGGCCGGGACCTGCCGCCCCAGGTGGTCACGCTGCTGAATGAGGCCTGGGCAAAATACCTTCAGTGGATTGTGTTGCGCGAGGGTGAAGACAGTGAACGCTGGCAGGTGGCGTCCGCACTGACCCGTCAATTGGTCTGGAGCGTTGATCCAAAGCCGGTCGAAGAGGGCACCCGGAGCGAACTCCTGAGGGCAATTCCCGGCATCGTGGACGGGCTGAGGTCAGCATTGCAGGAAATCGCCTGGGACCCGTTCGCAACGGACGCAGCGATACGGGACCTTGAGCTTGTCCATGTGGATGTGTTCCAGCGTCTGGTGACCACTTCCCGACGCTCCGCACCTGAAGAAGAGCCGGTGCGGGCAAACACGACCGAAGTGGCGCCCCCTGCCATTACGCCGGAGGACACTCAGCAAACGCAATCAGAAGCTCCACCACAGGAGATCCCGGAACCGCTGCAGGCCCCTGAGCCGATTGCACCAGTCGCAGAGGCTGCCAGTGGCGAGCCTTCTGAAGCGCCAATGGCGAACAATGGCCCCGATAAACAATGGCTGGACCGTGCGGATAGCCTCCGTGTCGGCTCCTGGATCGAGCTGATCCGCGACGGCGGCAAGATTCGCTGTAAACTGGCCGCCTTTATCAAGGCGACGGGCAAGTACATTTTTGTCAATCGCAGTGGCGCGAAAGTGGCTGAGTACCGGCGTGAGGATCTGGCCACAGCGCTGGCAGCGGAAGAAATTACCATGCTTGACGATGGCCTGATTTTTGACCGCGCTCTGGAGTCCATCATCGATAACCTGCGCAGCAGTCGCAAGGACTGA
- a CDS encoding regulatory signaling modulator protein AmpE, whose translation MVLVVFLLAYLTRRKLDAANAWSGDFLWSAAFGANSKARAGKEAVKWKGLLMVAVPAVLLAAGEWYLRELDWRMAAYPLEFALLVMLMGAPGWRSPLEAYSASWARGDMQAAWHHIKDSLPARDRGAATSPDEMHLILSRSLMVNVFERFFLIAFWYVIGGPAAAFFARGVIALRDHWPQVAARPDFAALAEVLNWLPSRLLSFTFGVAGDLAGWMSEGKRVLVGITLKTDQVLMAAANGALTGYALDPGRFSQIHPDEWADYGRRSLDAIRDLLNRSMLVWICVLALLVIAGVV comes from the coding sequence ATGGTACTGGTGGTGTTTCTGCTCGCGTACCTGACCAGGCGCAAGCTGGATGCGGCGAACGCCTGGTCCGGGGACTTCCTTTGGAGCGCTGCCTTTGGTGCCAACAGTAAAGCGCGCGCCGGAAAGGAAGCGGTGAAATGGAAGGGGCTGCTCATGGTTGCCGTTCCGGCCGTTTTGCTTGCCGCCGGCGAGTGGTATCTGAGGGAGCTGGACTGGAGAATGGCGGCTTACCCTCTGGAATTCGCGCTCCTGGTGATGCTGATGGGTGCACCCGGCTGGCGCTCACCATTGGAAGCCTACAGTGCGTCCTGGGCCAGGGGTGACATGCAGGCAGCCTGGCACCATATCAAGGATAGCCTCCCTGCCCGGGATCGAGGTGCGGCCACCTCTCCCGACGAGATGCACCTGATACTGTCACGCTCGCTGATGGTCAATGTCTTTGAGCGATTTTTCCTGATTGCCTTCTGGTATGTGATTGGTGGCCCGGCAGCGGCATTTTTCGCACGCGGGGTCATTGCGTTGCGTGATCACTGGCCACAGGTGGCAGCAAGGCCTGACTTTGCCGCACTGGCAGAGGTGCTGAACTGGCTGCCCTCCCGTTTACTGTCGTTTACCTTCGGCGTGGCCGGGGATCTTGCCGGCTGGATGAGCGAAGGGAAGCGTGTTCTGGTCGGTATAACACTGAAAACGGATCAGGTGTTGATGGCGGCGGCGAACGGTGCGCTGACGGGCTATGCGCTGGACCCGGGGCGATTCTCGCAAATTCACCCCGACGAGTGGGCTGATTATGGCCGCCGCAGTCTGGATGCAATCAGGGATCTGCTGAACCGCAGCATGCTGGTTTGGATCTGTGTGTTGGCTCTACTGGTGATCGCGGGGGTCGTATAA
- a CDS encoding DNA polymerase III subunit chi, with protein MPESNSSSQNPGPQDERNQSYWFHILAQNTPAARNLHTAKLVAKARQQGDRVGIVCDTMQHAQELDDLLWNFSPDAFIPHSIVPDSATTCTDPVGILLCPPVAEDWDTVIILSATLPADADRFKRLALVAHNDEAVLGQARSHFKQLRALGIEPRVHDQRKR; from the coding sequence ATGCCGGAAAGTAACTCCAGCTCGCAAAACCCGGGCCCCCAGGATGAACGGAACCAGTCCTACTGGTTCCACATCCTCGCCCAGAACACCCCTGCTGCCCGCAACCTCCACACCGCCAAACTGGTGGCCAAGGCGCGGCAGCAGGGTGACCGTGTAGGTATCGTCTGCGACACCATGCAGCACGCCCAGGAACTGGACGACCTGCTCTGGAACTTCAGTCCGGATGCTTTTATCCCCCACAGCATCGTTCCTGACTCCGCCACCACCTGCACCGACCCGGTTGGGATATTGCTTTGCCCGCCGGTGGCAGAGGACTGGGATACCGTGATCATTCTGTCGGCCACGCTGCCGGCGGATGCGGACCGGTTCAAACGGTTGGCGTTGGTGGCCCATAACGATGAGGCAGTGCTGGGACAGGCGCGGTCGCATTTCAAGCAATTGCGGGCGTTGGGGATTGAGCCTCGGGTGCATGATCAGAGGAAGCGGTGA
- a CDS encoding methyl-accepting chemotaxis protein — MNQLIKPAVSLMNRLPMFYKFSLISVLFLLPIVALSWLVISELNRSVDTMTRGVEGLEQLEKVDALLQASLDYRDFRSPGKTKDDNELLARSDEAAERIDSLLEELAEADALFDTSGNWAEQVAMLREEWQTLKSTDSYQGNIDPQFKYYQEFVQKVRAMLSATIEISGLGQDASRENLLLLGLVREALPDAESIIGRARAFGIFALIEGQVGYGLSDVLNEIYDQLTNRASLLGPALAVAIDASPTLAENTGNAVQGIEDSLTSIRNELDSNVITPMRLELPWQDFNSTVESQLVHYEAFTAGIFDVVSDNLNARLDREIQQRQFIIVALVIVLLVVVYLYVGFFMSVRTAINRFSQAARNVAAGDMTTHIELDNRDELGELTTEFNSMTDRIAELIRSVSGTTSDVDRQATRVNDTAAANSEAVARQMEESGQINEAMSQMVEAVNEVTESAHRVSDSASAAEGDTERGREVVADTVETINRLATEISGAVEVINRVNGDSDNISQVLVEIKAIAQQTNLLALNAAIEAARAGEQGRGFAVVADEVRSLSQRTHKSTEEIEGMISRLQSGVKEAVAAMTNSHEVTETTVRKSSEVTEALDRIAQGISTIVDMSHQIAQAAEEQSAVAKNVNTNVEQISVLGQKTADNAEETLASSREMSQLTASLQRLVEAFRV; from the coding sequence GTGAACCAGCTTATCAAGCCTGCAGTGTCGTTGATGAACCGGCTGCCGATGTTCTACAAGTTCAGCCTGATCAGCGTTCTGTTTCTGCTGCCTATCGTTGCCCTTTCCTGGCTGGTGATCAGCGAGTTGAACCGGTCGGTAGACACCATGACCCGGGGTGTTGAGGGTCTGGAGCAGCTTGAGAAAGTGGATGCACTCTTGCAGGCTTCGCTTGATTATCGTGATTTCCGGTCGCCTGGAAAGACCAAGGATGACAACGAGCTGCTCGCCAGATCGGACGAGGCCGCTGAGCGGATTGACAGCCTTCTGGAAGAGTTGGCGGAAGCAGACGCACTGTTCGACACCTCCGGCAACTGGGCGGAACAGGTGGCAATGCTGCGGGAAGAGTGGCAAACGCTGAAATCAACCGACAGTTATCAGGGCAACATCGACCCCCAGTTCAAGTATTATCAGGAGTTTGTCCAGAAAGTCCGGGCCATGCTCTCCGCCACCATCGAGATTTCCGGCCTCGGCCAGGACGCGTCACGGGAAAACCTGTTGTTGCTCGGGCTTGTGCGTGAGGCACTGCCGGATGCCGAAAGCATCATCGGGCGGGCCCGTGCTTTCGGCATTTTTGCGCTGATAGAGGGGCAGGTGGGCTATGGTCTCAGTGACGTGCTGAATGAAATCTACGATCAGCTGACCAATCGCGCATCACTGCTTGGCCCCGCGCTCGCGGTGGCAATCGATGCATCGCCCACCCTGGCGGAAAATACCGGTAATGCCGTGCAAGGTATTGAAGACAGCCTGACCAGCATTCGGAATGAGCTTGATAGCAATGTCATCACTCCCATGCGACTGGAGTTGCCGTGGCAGGATTTCAATAGCACGGTCGAGAGCCAGCTTGTTCATTATGAGGCTTTTACCGCCGGCATTTTTGATGTGGTCAGCGATAACCTGAATGCACGCCTGGATCGCGAGATTCAGCAGCGACAATTCATCATTGTTGCTCTTGTGATTGTGCTGCTGGTGGTGGTGTATCTGTATGTTGGTTTCTTCATGTCGGTACGTACCGCAATCAACCGCTTCAGTCAGGCGGCCCGCAACGTGGCTGCCGGCGACATGACGACACACATCGAACTGGATAACCGTGATGAGCTGGGGGAACTGACCACCGAGTTCAACAGCATGACGGACCGGATCGCCGAGCTGATCCGTTCCGTCAGCGGCACGACATCGGATGTTGATCGCCAGGCAACCCGGGTCAATGACACGGCAGCCGCCAATAGTGAGGCAGTGGCCCGTCAGATGGAGGAATCCGGCCAGATCAATGAAGCCATGAGCCAGATGGTGGAAGCCGTCAATGAAGTGACAGAAAGCGCCCACAGGGTATCCGACAGTGCAAGCGCTGCCGAGGGAGATACCGAGAGAGGACGCGAAGTGGTCGCCGATACCGTTGAGACCATTAATCGCCTGGCCACCGAAATTTCCGGCGCGGTGGAGGTTATCAACCGGGTAAACGGAGACAGCGACAACATCAGCCAGGTGTTGGTGGAAATCAAGGCGATTGCCCAGCAGACCAACCTGTTGGCGCTGAACGCAGCCATTGAGGCTGCCCGCGCCGGCGAGCAGGGCCGCGGGTTTGCCGTGGTTGCAGATGAGGTAAGGTCACTGTCCCAGCGCACCCACAAGTCAACGGAAGAGATCGAAGGCATGATTTCCCGCCTGCAAAGCGGTGTCAAAGAAGCGGTTGCAGCCATGACCAACAGCCACGAGGTGACTGAAACCACGGTCAGGAAATCCTCGGAGGTCACCGAGGCGCTGGACCGGATTGCCCAGGGGATCTCCACCATCGTGGATATGAGTCACCAGATTGCCCAGGCGGCGGAAGAGCAGTCTGCGGTCGCGAAAAACGTCAATACCAACGTTGAGCAGATCAGCGTGTTGGGCCAGAAAACGGCGGACAACGCCGAGGAGACTCTGGCGTCCTCCCGCGAGATGTCACAATTGACGGCCTCGTTGCAGCGCCTTGTGGAAGCCTTCAGGGTCTGA
- the ampD gene encoding 1,6-anhydro-N-acetylmuramyl-L-alanine amidase AmpD, producing the protein MRRTGRISTARWCPSPNFGPRPQDASISLLVVHNISLPPGQFGGNAIERFFCNQLDASLHPYFETIAGMKVSSHLLIHRDGSPVQFVSLLDRAWHAGRSCFQGEDECNDFSIGIELEGADDIPYTDAQYQTLVDLSQKIMSAWPEITPDRITGHSDIAPGRKTDPGPAFDWSYYRQMLDAGQQTEGVG; encoded by the coding sequence CTGCGCCGCACCGGGCGTATAAGCACGGCCAGGTGGTGCCCGTCACCCAATTTCGGCCCGCGACCCCAAGATGCCTCCATTTCCCTGCTGGTGGTTCACAACATCAGCCTGCCGCCAGGGCAGTTTGGTGGCAATGCCATAGAGCGATTTTTCTGCAACCAGCTTGATGCTTCCCTGCACCCCTATTTTGAGACCATTGCCGGGATGAAGGTGTCGTCGCATTTGCTGATCCACCGTGATGGTTCACCAGTGCAGTTTGTCAGCCTGTTGGACCGAGCCTGGCATGCGGGCCGGTCGTGCTTCCAGGGTGAGGATGAGTGCAATGACTTTTCGATAGGGATTGAACTGGAGGGTGCGGACGACATCCCCTATACCGACGCCCAATACCAGACTCTGGTGGACCTGTCGCAGAAGATTATGTCGGCCTGGCCGGAAATCACCCCGGACAGGATTACCGGCCACAGTGATATCGCGCCGGGCCGGAAAACCGACCCGGGCCCGGCGTTTGACTGGTCATACTACCGGCAGATGCTGGATGCCGGTCAGCAAACAGAGGGGGTTGGCTGA
- a CDS encoding valine--tRNA ligase yields MEKTYQPENIERQWYENWESKGYFRPSGEGESFSIAIPPPNVTGSLHMGHAFQHTIMDTLTRFKRMQGRNTLWQVGSDHAGIATQMVVERKLAAEEDKTRYDLGREEFIKRIWDWKEHSGGTITGQMRRLGNSVDWDHERFTMDDGFYKAVQEVFIRLYDEGLVYRGKRLVNWDPKLHTAISDLEVENKEEKGFFWHLRYPLADGEKTQGGKDYLVVATTRPETMLGDTAVAVHPEDERYQHLVGKFVDLPLVGRRIPIVADTHADPEKGSGCVKITPAHDFNDYAVGKRNNLVMINVMTQDASIRDVAEVVNPDGTENTDVDGTLPAAYAGLTREEARKRIVADMDAEGLVDEVEDHVLNVPRGDRSGLIIEPMLTDQWFADAKTLAKPAIEAVEDGRIQFVPKQYENMYFAWMRDIQDWCISRQLWWGHRIPAWYDAEGNIYVGRSEDEVRQKHSLAADLELNQDDDVLDTWFSSALWTFGTLGWPEITERLKTFHPTDVLVTGFDIIFFWVARMIMMTMHFMKNEDGTPQVPFKTVYVTGLIRDEHGDKMSKSKGNVIDPLDMIDGIELNDLLEKRTGNLMQPRLAEKIAKRTKKEFPEGITAHGTDALRFTLAAMATTGRDINWDMKRLEGYRNFCNKLWNAARYVLMNTEGEDCGVNNEPVALSLADRWIISELQSCEQDVIRHLDQYRFDLAAYALYEFIWNEYCDWYLELSKPALSDDNASAEAKRGTRRTLVRVLEAVLRLAHPIMPFITEEIWQRIAPLAGKTGDSIMLQPFPQPDAGKQDAAVAADIEWVKGVIVAVRNIRGEMNISPAKAIPVLLRGKDAEDRRRLDENRQFLASLAKLESVEWFTDGDAPMSATQLVGEMEVLVPMAGLIDKDAELKRLDKELERLQKEVDRLEGKLGNEKFTAKAPADVVEKEKDKLRDAQGSMSRLTEQRTAIEAM; encoded by the coding sequence ATGGAAAAAACCTACCAGCCAGAAAACATCGAGCGCCAGTGGTACGAAAACTGGGAATCCAAAGGGTACTTCCGCCCCTCCGGCGAAGGCGAATCATTCAGTATCGCCATCCCACCGCCCAACGTCACCGGCAGCCTGCACATGGGCCACGCGTTCCAGCACACGATCATGGACACGCTCACCCGCTTCAAACGCATGCAGGGCCGTAACACCCTCTGGCAGGTAGGCAGCGACCACGCCGGCATCGCGACCCAGATGGTGGTCGAACGCAAACTGGCAGCGGAAGAAGACAAAACCCGCTATGACCTGGGCCGGGAAGAATTCATCAAACGCATCTGGGACTGGAAAGAACACTCCGGTGGCACCATCACCGGCCAGATGCGCCGCCTGGGCAACTCCGTGGACTGGGACCACGAACGCTTCACCATGGACGACGGCTTCTACAAGGCGGTTCAGGAAGTGTTCATCCGCCTGTACGACGAAGGCCTGGTCTACCGCGGCAAGCGCCTGGTCAACTGGGACCCGAAACTGCATACCGCCATCTCCGATCTGGAAGTGGAAAACAAGGAAGAAAAGGGCTTTTTCTGGCACCTGCGCTACCCGCTGGCCGACGGCGAGAAAACACAGGGCGGCAAGGACTACCTGGTGGTCGCCACCACACGCCCGGAAACCATGCTGGGCGACACCGCCGTGGCTGTTCACCCGGAAGACGAGCGTTACCAGCACCTGGTTGGCAAATTCGTCGACCTACCTTTGGTGGGCCGCCGCATTCCCATCGTTGCCGACACCCACGCCGACCCGGAGAAAGGCAGCGGCTGCGTGAAAATTACCCCGGCCCATGATTTCAACGACTATGCCGTCGGCAAACGCAACAACCTGGTGATGATCAACGTCATGACCCAGGATGCCTCCATCCGCGATGTGGCCGAAGTGGTCAATCCCGATGGCACCGAGAACACAGACGTAGACGGCACCCTGCCCGCCGCCTATGCCGGCCTCACCCGTGAGGAAGCCCGCAAGCGGATCGTGGCAGACATGGACGCCGAAGGCCTGGTCGACGAAGTGGAAGACCACGTACTGAATGTACCCCGTGGTGACCGCTCCGGCCTGATCATCGAGCCGATGCTTACGGACCAATGGTTTGCTGACGCGAAGACACTGGCGAAACCCGCCATTGAAGCCGTGGAAGACGGGCGTATCCAGTTTGTGCCCAAGCAGTACGAAAACATGTACTTTGCCTGGATGCGCGACATCCAGGACTGGTGTATCTCCCGCCAGCTCTGGTGGGGCCACCGCATCCCCGCCTGGTACGACGCCGAGGGTAATATCTACGTTGGCCGCAGTGAGGACGAAGTGCGCCAGAAGCACAGCCTTGCCGCGGACCTGGAACTGAACCAGGACGACGACGTTCTCGACACCTGGTTCAGCTCTGCCCTGTGGACCTTTGGCACCCTGGGCTGGCCGGAAATCACTGAACGGCTGAAAACCTTTCACCCTACTGATGTGCTGGTCACCGGTTTTGACATCATCTTCTTCTGGGTTGCCCGGATGATCATGATGACCATGCACTTCATGAAGAATGAAGACGGCACTCCGCAGGTACCCTTCAAGACTGTCTACGTCACCGGTCTGATCCGTGACGAGCACGGCGACAAGATGTCCAAGTCCAAGGGTAACGTCATCGACCCGCTGGACATGATTGACGGCATCGAACTGAATGACCTGCTGGAAAAGCGCACCGGCAACCTGATGCAGCCCAGGCTGGCCGAGAAAATCGCCAAGCGTACAAAGAAGGAATTCCCGGAAGGCATCACCGCCCACGGCACCGATGCCCTGCGCTTCACTCTGGCCGCCATGGCCACCACCGGCCGCGACATCAACTGGGACATGAAGCGCCTGGAGGGCTACCGCAACTTCTGCAACAAGCTGTGGAATGCCGCCCGTTACGTGTTGATGAATACCGAGGGCGAAGATTGCGGTGTTAACAACGAGCCGGTAGCACTCTCCCTGGCAGACCGCTGGATCATCAGCGAACTCCAGAGCTGCGAGCAGGACGTGATCCGCCACCTGGACCAGTATCGCTTCGACCTGGCGGCCTACGCCCTGTACGAATTTATCTGGAACGAATACTGCGACTGGTACCTGGAGCTCTCCAAGCCAGCCCTGAGCGACGACAACGCCAGTGCCGAGGCGAAGCGTGGCACCCGCCGTACGCTGGTACGTGTGCTTGAGGCAGTTCTGCGCCTGGCGCACCCGATCATGCCGTTTATTACCGAGGAAATCTGGCAGCGTATCGCACCACTGGCTGGCAAGACCGGTGACAGCATCATGCTGCAGCCCTTCCCCCAGCCGGATGCGGGCAAGCAGGACGCCGCTGTTGCCGCCGATATCGAATGGGTGAAAGGCGTGATTGTTGCGGTACGGAATATCCGTGGCGAAATGAACATCTCCCCGGCTAAGGCCATCCCGGTACTGCTCCGCGGGAAAGACGCGGAAGACAGGCGCCGGCTGGACGAGAACCGCCAGTTTCTGGCATCCCTGGCCAAGCTGGAGAGCGTGGAATGGTTCACCGACGGTGACGCCCCCATGTCTGCGACCCAACTGGTTGGCGAGATGGAAGTGCTGGTACCCATGGCCGGCCTGATCGACAAGGATGCCGAGCTCAAGCGCCTGGACAAGGAGCTCGAGCGGCTGCAGAAAGAGGTGGACCGGCTGGAAGGCAAGCTCGGCAATGAAAAATTCACCGCCAAGGCTCCGGCTGATGTGGTTGAAAAAGAGAAGGACAAGCTCCGGGATGCCCAGGGCAGCATGAGCCGTCTCACCGAGCAGCGGACTGCTATCGAGGCCATGTAA